CATCGTGTGTACAAGGTCTCGCATTGGCGAATGCTTGATTATGATTGTAAGTCTTTGTCACTGTCATCAAGACATAAAATACTGACCTACTAagcactttaattttttactaaacatcaacaatttaatttatcatatttttttttttttttttttttttttttttaaataaaaaatattttcagttaaataaatttaatagacaaTGTAATGAAAGTTAGActagtaatatatttattttacaagtcGATGACATTCCGTTGAATTTAAATAGactaaaaaagaaatagtgaAAGAGATATTTGAAATAGTAGAGTAAAGAGTAGAGGGAGAGATCGATCTTGCTCGTAGATTTTGGAGTAGTTGCGTTGCGCAAAATTTTCTCAACCTCGAGTCCATGATAGTTATAGATAAATCTCGAGCAACTACGAACCCGACGCCCACTCAGCGTCGCGACGTCATTCGCGGAAGACGACAAATGTTATGAGAAATAAAAGTACGGTCAGTGTGCCGCGTGACTTAAGTCTGAGCACGTGTTTCCGGTCTACCGGTATTATATCGCATTTATTatatcatattaattttttttatttttattgcaactcatatttattatattagttGTCTTTGTATGTGAATGTGTcatctataaatataacacACACTATAACCaatcgttaaataaatttcttactgGCAGTTTTTCGCTACAGATGAGTCagtggttttttttaaattagtacgTATATAGAATTGTGAATGTTGGACGTTCGTAAACCTAACAAGATAGGTAGAAAAAAGTAAGCCTGTAATTTGATAaaagaaatcattttattgcttattattgtttattttattttatagttacggtttattcaatttgatatttattttttagtatttagattatacaaataaagacaatagttaattaaattttttaaatttggttcaatgtttttttttatagtatacacaaatatatttacGGAAGTCCTATGGCAGAATGCATAATGAGTAATAGGTGCGTGCTcttttaattaagaattttgaTGCCGTGACGATGTCGTCAAGCACGAGTAGAAAAACTTAACCGTTACATTTTACTTTgtaagaagtaaaaaaaaaaaattattaatatttttaaaaatatcttttaattaatacagttagccgacgtttaataatttttacattttttttaagcaataaattataaaaaaaaaaatatttgaaaaaattgcacccatagttttttaaattttctacatgtgcatatttttattttttagtttttttgtaatttatttgttaaaaaataaaatccaaaaattgttgattgtctgttaacttcaggatcattgatttttgacatttaaattagACGTTTTTTTAtccgtgaaattttttaaataattgaaataagaTTTAACGGActagaataaatgaattatttattcgtgATATTATATTCTAGTCTGATAAAAATCTTCAGCAATTATagatcaataatattaattaaaaaataatttgaaggGTAAAAATAGACAAGCGAACGGTCtgagcaaaaaatataaatttaacgaaaGAAAAAGTAAGGGAAAAATTTGAGGATAATCATTGAAGCGAAACTAGGAAAAATTCCAGCGTGTTTAATCTCTCTTTAATCCACCCTTCACTTGAATCCACGTCTGTCTGGGCTGCtcgaacataaaaaaaatcgacgtATACTCCGGTTGAATAATAAAGACTCCCACTAACACCCAGTTTGCTATCCGACAAATTAAAGTGTCcgcaacaaaaaatatatatgaacagTATACTGTCGACAATCGTGAATCATTTTCCccttgtaataaatataaataaagatcTTGCTTTTCCGTATTGTGTTCTTGAGCCTTTTCGtaacaaaacaaataaaataaaataataaaaaatgcgcaAGCGGAGTTATCTAGTTCCGTTGTTAAACTTTTCTTTATACttagttttaaattgttaataaaaaaaaaaaaaaaattccgtgttaataaattacaactgctttattaaaataaaaaaaaaatatttgcagtggttttttttaaaagataaaaaaaatattttagtgtcGTACATATGTGTGGTGAACCGCGAAAAGTGTTAAGGAATGTATGTCACAAGATAAAAGAGCGCGGATAAAAAGATGAATGtataaattagaaataaaaaaaaaaaaaagatttttttgaaaatgaaaatagagAAAATGTTTCCAACAGTTTCCCATTTACTTGAGCAAACTGGTTGTCCAATAGCGTATGTGTTTTCCGTGTCTTCAGTCTTTCCTAAAGTAAAGGGTCAAAGGTGCAACGTCTCAATGGGACCATTAGAACTCCGTAATGGATCCCTTTCGTCAATCTAATGCGTTGTAGAAAAAAGTTATACTATcgtgataacaaaaaaaaaaaagtatctcaGACCAAAGACTTTTCTTTActctaaaaacttttttcttttctattgaaatgaaaataaatctgCCTCAAATGAGTATAAAATtcagcaaaaaaataactcaaggagaataaaaaaatgtaatttatacggttgaaaaaatagataaaagtaCCGCGGGCTAGGTTAttactcattttaaaattatatgaaattgaaaattacgatttaatttaacttatacTTGAACATATCACAGATTGCAGCCTCTGGgattttaagataaattaaactttcttGATCGATATTAAATCTTACTTGCTATATTTTCTGACATCTCTCCCTTTAACTTGGTAACTACATCACTGTACTACACTACTCTACTATCCTGATCCTTCGATCCTTCATGTCAACCCACGGGTGCCTAACTCAATTAATTTCAACAGATAAATTAGACAATTACATTAACCTCCAGACACAATTTAACTCtttacaaaaacttttttgtttgtaaaaaaaattaatccatttctttgattaaatttttctaaataaattttataattgccAATTAaagtttagtttttatttttaaaatttaaattacataagtcattaattatttattattaatttctataaataatcaatttatattgGACGGAGTTCGATAAGGTTCACAATGATATatcattcattaaaatatatatagaaaaacgtcaattaaaattatataattacttCATTTTATCAAACAATAAATACTAACAATAAACcgatgaaataattataattaattaattaattaaagtcaacaaataacaaaatactagagcaataagtaaaaaaatttataattataatgataataataattattgataattattataataataagatggtccatatggtaattttttttgaaaattattcatagGGTTGATTAAATTCCTCGGCATCGAGTTCATTAAATTtgcttgataattattattatacgtTGCATACCTCGGCCAAACATTTGATAATGGATAAAGTGCTCGTCCAGCAGAATTAACAGGAGTGTAGGAGTTGTATGGGTTGTGATTGTAAATGTTTGAAGTTGATAGCGGTATAGCCATGGTTTTGGTAGACGACGATAATATTACTGGATTGTGAGGGTTTCCATTGAACGCAGCTCTATAAAATACTTGTGCTGGTGCCTTTGTTTGAGATAATTCTGATCTATTTTTGGCTAGTTCTTCTGTTAATCCAATGTAATCGTcaccaaatcttttttttaacccaTCGGTTCCGTCCTGAaacaatatcattttttttaaagaaattttctaTAAGGTACGACATTGTATTTGATTTCGCGCCATATTGAAGCTtagaatttgaatatttggaGCCAATTTAAACGAGACATTTAAGACCAATAGCGCATGATATGAGTCTTCTGATCAGGCTTACAATAAACAAATGCGGTTCTGACGGATTGATTTTGTCTGAAACTAAGTTAGCAAGCAGAGACTAGACGTTCTCTGCCCCAGGGAAGAACTGATCATTTTCAACCCACTAAATTGCATTGGTCTGAAATTGACTTGTTTCGATTGGCTAAGCAGGCATTAAAATTAGTAGTTTCAATCCaggagatataaaaatattattactttatcgTTTGGAAGCTGTGGTTGTCCAGATTTTGTAGAACTGCTAAATGCGTTAGTTGACTGTCTGTTGAAATTATTCGTTTGTGTAAAGTTACTAAAAGTGAAGGAATTTGAAggattttcttttgaatttgatgctgaatttttaaactcagAGCCTTTTGATTCCTGTTCTTTGGAACTGTTTGAATAGAATGTATTCATGAGATCTGTTTTTCCTGCTGGATGATGCTGCTCAATATTTTGTTGATGTTTGTAAATTTGCAGAGGAGATCCGACGATGTAATCGTCTTCTGAACTCGCTGCACGTAGATCTGTTTcttgattttttgtaataaaataattgttgttgAAATATTCGAAACTCAGAAGCTTTTAGtagtaatttattagtttactTACTGTGTTCTTggttatttgaattattttttgatgcaTCTAAGGTCGAGTTCTTGGCCAACGAGCTGTTGTTTTGTTTATCAGATGTTTGTTCGTTGTTCCCAATATTGAGTCCGGAAAAAGTGAATCCTGGTTTCGGGAGTTGATTGAActgcaaaataaaaactattaaaatttttttaattcatgtaaaataattatacttgaGTACTATTCAATTTCTTATTGTAATGTGAATTAAGTAACTTACATTTTGATAATCTCGGAGTTTTACAATTTGATAACCTTGCGATTGAAGTGTTTGAATTTCGGCAGGTGAAGATCGGTGGAGTCTGATATTGGGCCATTGTTGATTGTTTTGCTGAAACGGTATCCAAGAAGGATTAATTGGGTTGGGTTGTAATGGAGGCTGAGGTAGAGCAGGTAAAGGAATATTCGGAGGAACATTTTGAAATAGTGACGGTAAAAGTAGTTGATGAATTTGTGATTGTAGTGATCCTGAtaactgtgaaaaatttggtggTACTTGAAGCgttttgttttgaatcatttccataattgttttttctaattctttaTTTAGATTTTGGTAACGTTCAAATTCTGAATGTACAGAATTCATAAATGGATTATTTGATGATCCAGATGATCTAAATTGTCCAAATGACCCAGACATTCCAGGTTGCTCTATTTGACTAAGTGGTCCAGATATTCTAACTTGCccaaattgattattatatcCAGGTTGAACTGGTAGAGCAGCTTGTCCTGATTGtccaaattgattattatatcCTGGTTGTACAGGTAAACCAAATTGTCCAGCTTGTTGTCCAATTTGTCCAGGCTGTTGTCCAAATTGTCCAGACTGTTGTCTTAATTGTCCAGACTGTTGTTCAAATTGTCCAGGTTGTTGTCCAAATTGTCCAGACTGTTGTTCAAATTGTCCAGGTTGTTGTCCAAATTGTCCAGATTGTTGTCCAAATTGtccaaattgattattatatcCAGACTGTACAGGTAACGCAGATTGTCCTAACCCTGGATTCCCAAATTGTCCATTTTGACCATAATTACCCAGTTGCCCAGAATTAGGCTTAAAGAGAATATCCCCATATCCAAATATCACACATGATACTAGTACGATAATCTAATAAACAAAAGGAAATAATGTAGtattaaataatgttaaagaaaatgaataatgatttttgaaattagcaCATAAACTGTCgataaatagtaaaaactaTCTCTTACCACTGAATGTAATACGATATTCATAATGTTCTGTTATCTTTGCGAAGTTGTATGTAAGACTGGCACTGTGCAACTGCCACTCGTCAGTCCGATAAATTCAAGTTTCAATTTGCTGACTAAAAAGTCTCAAGTTTCATCACCACCTCTATCACTTGTTCCTCGAATTTACAGTATTTCCTAATCAAATGTTTAAACGCAAgcttttaattacaattaaacggTGTAttcattgtaaaataaataaaaaaaaatttgttttcactattttgagtaaattaaaaaaagatttaagcGTTATTTGAAGTGATATTAAAGTGTGATTTAAAAAGATCTATCGCAGTCTTTCGGTAGCGGTTTATTTTTCAAAGGCCAGACGTCTTCCAGACCGTAAATCCCGCTTGAATAAAAAGCTATGTTAACATATTCattcaaataacttttacaTCTATGTGCTttcatttagtatttttattttgacgtagtttcactttttattttatttttctttttgtcatCCATCTTTTTCTGATTAGCTAAATATCACAGACCTCTTTTTTATGCATTCATACACTTTGCAATAAGTCAGCATAATAAAGTGCATCaacattcaaataaataagtttttttttttaatttgccaAGTAGTTggttttgtaacttttttttttgcaaccaTTTGTTTTGAGTCATCATTTAAtttcgaagaaaaaaaatttactctatttcattacaatttgaaaatacaaatttcgcaaataaaaaatccctacaaattattaaattttgattgaaaaaaaaaaaatttatattttgatttattagaaattaaaaatttctgttccaaagcataattttttaaatattaaaccc
This genomic window from Microplitis demolitor isolate Queensland-Clemson2020A chromosome 6, iyMicDemo2.1a, whole genome shotgun sequence contains:
- the LOC103577343 gene encoding mediator of RNA polymerase II transcription subunit 12, with the protein product MNIVLHSVIIVLVSCVIFGYGDILFKPNSGQLGNYGQNGQFGNPGLGQSALPVQSGYNNQFGQFGQQSGQFGQQPGQFEQQSGQFGQQPGQFEQQSGQLRQQSGQFGQQPGQIGQQAGQFGLPVQPGYNNQFGQSGQAALPVQPGYNNQFGQVRISGPLSQIEQPGMSGSFGQFRSSGSSNNPFMNSVHSEFERYQNLNKELEKTIMEMIQNKTLQVPPNFSQLSGSLQSQIHQLLLPSLFQNVPPNIPLPALPQPPLQPNPINPSWIPFQQNNQQWPNIRLHRSSPAEIQTLQSQGYQIVKLRDYQNFNQLPKPGFTFSGLNIGNNEQTSDKQNNSSLAKNSTLDASKNNSNNQEHKTDLRAASSEDDYIVGSPLQIYKHQQNIEQHHPAGKTDLMNTFYSNSSKEQESKGSEFKNSASNSKENPSNSFTFSNFTQTNNFNRQSTNAFSSSTKSGQPQLPNDKDGTDGLKKRFGDDYIGLTEELAKNRSELSQTKAPAQVFYRAAFNGNPHNPVILSSSTKTMAIPLSTSNIYNHNPYNSYTPVNSAGRALYPLSNVWPRYATYNNNYQANLMNSMPRNLINPMNNFQKKLPYGPSYYYNNYQ